A genomic window from Labeo rohita strain BAU-BD-2019 chromosome 6, IGBB_LRoh.1.0, whole genome shotgun sequence includes:
- the uhmk1 gene encoding serine/threonine-protein kinase Kist isoform X2 yields MACSSGSNAKMSSPNVSTPAMAVTPDAVDQKTSPVVFEIYGKIWNVQARLGQGVSASVYRVNAGRASSAVKEFQVDAQGGDYGYLKESSVLEKIQGHKNIVTLYGMFTNHNPFGVATHCLLLELLDVSVSELLVRVSNQGHSMWLIQHCARDVLEALSFLHREGYVHADLKPRNILWSADDECFKLIDFGLSFKEGHQDVKYIQTDGYRAPEAELQNSLAQAGLESDSGCTAAVDLWSLGIILLEMFSGIKLKETVKSQEWKDNSSAIVDHIFSSNALVYPAIPVFHLRDLIKSMLHNDPKLRSTAEAALINPFFSIPFAPHIEDLVLLPTPVLRLLNVIDDSHLYNEDEYEDIIEDMKEECQKYGTVVSLLIPKENPGKGQFCRFIIRIVLAGVCGVCKCWRLQRSPETANRPNV; encoded by the exons ATGGCTTGTAGTTCTGGTTCCAATGCAAAAATGTCCAGTCCAAATGTCAGCACACCGGCGATGGCGGTGACGCCAGACGCCGTGGATCAGAAGACAAGCCCGGTGGTATTTGAGATTTACGGAAAGATCTGGAACGTGCAGGCTCGTTTGGGTCAGGGGGTCTCGGCCTCGGTGTACCGGGTGAACGCCGGCCGAGCGAGTTCCGCAGTGAAGGAGTTTCAGGTGGACGCGCAGGGTGGAGATTACGGGTACCTCAAGGAAAGCTCTGTGCTGGAGAAGATTCAGGGACATAAAAATATCG TGACGCTGTATGGAATGTTCACCAACCACAACCCATTTGGTGTGGCCACTCATTGCCTGTTGTTGGAGCTATTGGATGTGAGTGTGTCAGAATTGCtggtgagggtgagtaatcaggGGCATTCCATGTGGTTGATTCAGCACTGTGCCCGTGATGTTTTGGAGGCCCTTAGCTTCCTGCACAGAGAAGGTTACGTACATGCTGACCTCAAGCCCCGCAACATTCTCTGGAGCGCTGATGACGAGTGCTTTAAGCTCATTGACTTCGGCCTTAGCTTTAAAGAGGGACACCAG GATGTGAAGTACATCCAGACAGATGGATACCGGGCACCTGAAGCAGAGCTGCAGAACTCATTGGCCCAGGCAGGTCTGGAGAGCGACTCTGGCTGCACAGCTGCTGTGGACCTGTGGAGTCTGGGAATCATTCTTCTGGAGATGTTCTCAGGAATCAAACTGAAAGAAACTGTGAAGTCTCAGGAATGGAAG GATAACAGTTCTGCAATAGTAGACCATATCTTTTCAAGCAATGCTTTGGTTTACCCGGCTATCCCTGTTTTTCATTTAAGGGATCTGATCAAAAG TATGCTTCACAATGACCCAAAACTGAGAAGCACAGCTGAGGCAGCATTAATCAACCCTTTCTTCAGCATTCCCTTTG CACCTCATATTGAAGATTTGGTTCTTTTGCCTACACCTGTCTTGAGACTACTAAACGTAATAGATGACAGCCACCTGTATAATGAGGATGAGTATGAAG ATATAATAGAGGACATGAAAGAAGAATGTCAGAAGTATGGCACAGTCGTATCCTTATTGATCCCAAAAGAAAATCCCGGCAAGGGACAG TTCTGTAGATTCATCATTCGTATCGTCTTGGCAGGTGTTTGTGGAGTATGCAAATGCTGGAGACTCCAAAGAAGCCCAGAGACTGCTAACAGGCCGAACGTTTGA
- the uhmk1 gene encoding serine/threonine-protein kinase Kist isoform X1 yields MACSSGSNAKMSSPNVSTPAMAVTPDAVDQKTSPVVFEIYGKIWNVQARLGQGVSASVYRVNAGRASSAVKEFQVDAQGGDYGYLKESSVLEKIQGHKNIVTLYGMFTNHNPFGVATHCLLLELLDVSVSELLVRVSNQGHSMWLIQHCARDVLEALSFLHREGYVHADLKPRNILWSADDECFKLIDFGLSFKEGHQDVKYIQTDGYRAPEAELQNSLAQAGLESDSGCTAAVDLWSLGIILLEMFSGIKLKETVKSQEWKDNSSAIVDHIFSSNALVYPAIPVFHLRDLIKSMLHNDPKLRSTAEAALINPFFSIPFAPHIEDLVLLPTPVLRLLNVIDDSHLYNEDEYEDIIEDMKEECQKYGTVVSLLIPKENPGKGQVFVEYANAGDSKEAQRLLTGRTFDEISFLQNFFKYVLMKKQTHLQLEQPEDDIK; encoded by the exons ATGGCTTGTAGTTCTGGTTCCAATGCAAAAATGTCCAGTCCAAATGTCAGCACACCGGCGATGGCGGTGACGCCAGACGCCGTGGATCAGAAGACAAGCCCGGTGGTATTTGAGATTTACGGAAAGATCTGGAACGTGCAGGCTCGTTTGGGTCAGGGGGTCTCGGCCTCGGTGTACCGGGTGAACGCCGGCCGAGCGAGTTCCGCAGTGAAGGAGTTTCAGGTGGACGCGCAGGGTGGAGATTACGGGTACCTCAAGGAAAGCTCTGTGCTGGAGAAGATTCAGGGACATAAAAATATCG TGACGCTGTATGGAATGTTCACCAACCACAACCCATTTGGTGTGGCCACTCATTGCCTGTTGTTGGAGCTATTGGATGTGAGTGTGTCAGAATTGCtggtgagggtgagtaatcaggGGCATTCCATGTGGTTGATTCAGCACTGTGCCCGTGATGTTTTGGAGGCCCTTAGCTTCCTGCACAGAGAAGGTTACGTACATGCTGACCTCAAGCCCCGCAACATTCTCTGGAGCGCTGATGACGAGTGCTTTAAGCTCATTGACTTCGGCCTTAGCTTTAAAGAGGGACACCAG GATGTGAAGTACATCCAGACAGATGGATACCGGGCACCTGAAGCAGAGCTGCAGAACTCATTGGCCCAGGCAGGTCTGGAGAGCGACTCTGGCTGCACAGCTGCTGTGGACCTGTGGAGTCTGGGAATCATTCTTCTGGAGATGTTCTCAGGAATCAAACTGAAAGAAACTGTGAAGTCTCAGGAATGGAAG GATAACAGTTCTGCAATAGTAGACCATATCTTTTCAAGCAATGCTTTGGTTTACCCGGCTATCCCTGTTTTTCATTTAAGGGATCTGATCAAAAG TATGCTTCACAATGACCCAAAACTGAGAAGCACAGCTGAGGCAGCATTAATCAACCCTTTCTTCAGCATTCCCTTTG CACCTCATATTGAAGATTTGGTTCTTTTGCCTACACCTGTCTTGAGACTACTAAACGTAATAGATGACAGCCACCTGTATAATGAGGATGAGTATGAAG ATATAATAGAGGACATGAAAGAAGAATGTCAGAAGTATGGCACAGTCGTATCCTTATTGATCCCAAAAGAAAATCCCGGCAAGGGACAG GTGTTTGTGGAGTATGCAAATGCTGGAGACTCCAAAGAAGCCCAGAGACTGCTAACAGGCCGAACGTTTGATG aAATATCCTTTCTGCAAAATTTCTTCAAATatgttctgatgaagaagcaAACTCATCTACAACTTGAacagcctgagg aTGACATCaaataa